AGTAAGATGCATGACCACTAGAAAACAGAGAAAGTACCTGTTACAATAGTTCTTTGTAAACTGGATTTCCCAGGTATTTTGAGCTTCACAAAAATCATCCCAGCACTATGTAACATGACATTTTGTGTTCTTGGATTCGTATCTATGATGCAAAACCAGATGACTGAAGAAGCCCTCTCGACCCAATAATACAAAGACCTTTCAACAAAAGAATACTATGTGGAAAATGTCTTATGATTTTACCTTCtatatctaactcttttaagcaaTCCAAACTTCCATGTTCTTCAGGCATTTTCTCAATCCCAATACAATAGCGGAGATGGAAATCTTTTAGACATTTCATCCTACAGATGCTTATCGGGATATTCTGTAATAACTTACAGTTTATTATGATTAGCTTCAGTAAAAATTCTAATTGGCCATGATCCTCGGGTAACTTCTCAAGCAACGAACAATTATGAAGGTTAATATGTTTCATCTGTTTCAACATACAAATGCTATCTGGAAGATGTGTAATCTTTGCATGCGACAACTCTAGCTTTTCCAGCAGTTTTAATCGGCCAAACTCCTTGGGTAACTTCTCCAGCAACAAACAAGAAAACAGTTCTAGAGATTTATGATGTTTCAACATACAAATGCTATCTGGAAGATCTTTAATCAATGTACAAAACAAAGTCAGATCCTCTAGACGTTCTAACCCACCAAGATCCTCAGGTAACTTCTCAAGAAACCAACATGATATAAGCTTTAGAGATTTAAGATGCTTCAGCATACACATGCTCTCTAAAAGAAGGTTAATCTTTGTAGACAAGAAAATCAGCTCCTCAAGACATTCTAACTGGCCGAGGTCCTCAAGCGCCTCTTGAATACTGCCTTCTAGTTTAAGCTTCCTTAAACGTTGTAACCCACAAATGCTTCCTG
The genomic region above belongs to Lactuca sativa cultivar Salinas chromosome 4, Lsat_Salinas_v11, whole genome shotgun sequence and contains:
- the LOC111901903 gene encoding disease resistance protein RPV1-like encodes the protein MANVCENLINLEISYSKLRTLDLRLTPNLESVEESLEVVPLTELHVVAKSLERCPLHPDNDLPNFRFSYFYKEDRYSFTINLEKLISIGICACTNLETLSGSICGLQRLRKLKLEGSIQEALEDLGQLECLEELIFLSTKINLLLESMCMLKHLKSLKLISCWFLEKLPEDLGGLERLEDLTLFCTLIKDLPDSICMLKHHKSLELFSCLLLEKLPKEFGRLKLLEKLELSHAKITHLPDSICMLKQMKHINLHNCSLLEKLPEDHGQLEFLLKLIIINCKLLQNIPISICRMKCLKDFHLRYCIGIEKMPEEHGSLDCLKELDIEGKIIRHFPHSILLLKGLCIIGSRGLLQSSGFAS